The Euzebya sp. genome includes the window GTCAAGGTCGTGTCGACGAAGGTGGCGCAGCCATTGCTCATGCATGGGTTTGGATGGCTGAAGGGGCTGCCGTGTGGAGTCACCGGTGTGCCGTGGGCTCGTGGCGCGATGAGGCGTTCATCTGATCGAGGTCAGCTGGAGGGTGCCTCGCAGATCTGCGCGATGGTCTGTCGTTGGGACGCCCGCTGCTCCTCGGTCCACCAGGACCCTGATGAACTCCAGGACCCGCGCGGCGGTCGTAGGCGTCCAACTCCTCGGCGAAGGGTGACATCGTCGGGACGTCGTCGGGCAGCCCGGGCCGATCGGGCGCCCCGGCGGCGATGATCTCCAGCAGGACGCAGTCGGCATTGGCCAGGTGTGGCCCGCCTGATTGTGTCGCGGGGGAGGGTCGGTGATCGTGCCTCCCTCCGACCCACCGTGGCAGACACATTGGCCTCATAGATCGCCTCCCACGGCGTTGGCCACCGTCGCCTCCTCCAGCCCCGCCCCGCTCTCAGCGATCGGGCCCGGTGCCGCGCAGGCGGCCAAGGCACAGCATCGGCTGGCGGCACCGGAGAACACCCCCAGCGTGTAGACCGTTCACGGACCGCTGCCGCCCGATGTCCGTCATCGGCAGCGTGATGCCCGCCCAACAACCTGAAGACGGCGAGCAGCATCTGGCTGGCGTCGACGACGTAGATCGTCCTGTGCTCGGTGAGGAACAGCTGGCGCAGCGCCGCTGCGCCGAGTGCGATCGGCATGATCACGGTGGCGATCCCGGCGGCGAACACGAACGTCATCGCTGTCATGACCCGACGGTTCTGCAGCGAGCCGACGAAGTGCGCCGGCAGCATCACCGAGATGCCAGCACGGGGCGAACAACGCGATCGTCCAGGCGACCACGGCCGCGATCACCGACCCGCCCCGGAACGCGCTGCTGTCCGTCGTTTGTCCATCCACCGAGGACACCGACAGTCGTCGGCCGTCTATGACGACCAGTAGTATGTGATCACTGCGTCTCGTCCGCCATCGTGCGCTGCATGGCGGCCGAGCACCAAGCGGCGCACCGCGTGACGTACGACGTGGCAGTGATCATCGCATCGCTCGAGAGCGAGGAGCACATTAGCGCGACCGCTCCCATGGAGCCCGCCGCACGATCGACGGTGGCGGGGGGTCCCAGCGTCAGCGTGGTCGGCCCTTCACTCACCTGCTGTGGCCTTCTGGGCGTCCCACTGAGCATGAGTTACTACGAGATATAGTAACTTGATGGGTGTGAGTCTGTCCGACGGCTGGAGATCTAGATGATGAACTTGCTCAAGATGTGCCTGAACCTCAGGGTGATGGCCGGGCTGGCCGCCGCTGCCGTGGGCATCTGGGTGCTCGCTCCGCAGTGGTTGGTCGCGGCGTTGCCGCTGCTGTTCCTGGCCATCTGTCCGCTGTCGATGGTGGTCATGATTAAGATGATGATGCCCGGCTCGGGTCAGAAGGACGAGGCGCCCGACGGGGCTGTCCCTGCTGCCTCAGACGCGGTCTTGGAGGGTCGACTCCGCGAGCTTGAGGCGCAGCAGGCAGCCGTGGCCGCACAGCTGCAGAGCCGCCGCCAGCCGCAGGTGTGACCCGGCGTGTCGCCAGGTCTTCTCAACGATGAGTCAGCGCCGGTCGCGGACCACGTCGACCGCCGACGGAAATGGCGGCTCACAGCGGCGGTGGTGCTGGTGGCCGTGTCGGTCGGCGTGGGCGTCCTCGCCGGCCTCGGACGGGATGGCGGGGTGGGGGCCGTCTTCGCGGAGGATCGTTTGCTCACCGGTGGGCTGGGATCGGCTGGGGAGGACGCGCCGACGTCTCTGCCCGCACAGGTCCTCCCCTCCCTCGGCCCGGGCGCGGACGTCGACCTGTCCGACTACCTGGGGTCCCCGATGCTGGTGAACTTCTGGGCGACGTGGTGCGGACCATGCGTCACCGATATGCCGGTCTTGCGCGACACCAGCCGGCAGCTTGCCGGCCAGGTGACCTTCCTGGGCATCAACGTGCAGGACAACGAGGAGAATGCGCTCGAGTTCCTCCAAGAGCTGGACGTCACCTACGATCAGGCGCGTGATCCGCTGGCCGAGTACTTCACCGAGGTTGGCGGGTTCGGCATGCCGACCACCTTGCTGATCGACGAAGCGGGCAAGATCGTCTATCGACACACCGGCGCGATCGAGGCCGCCGAGCTGCGCGACCTGCTGACACGGCACCTGGACGTTCGGTCCGGACCGGCGGGATGAGGCGGACCGCTGCCGTCGCTTCATCGGCGGCTGCGACGTGGATGTGGCGGCACACCACCTCCCCGGCGGTGCGAGGTTGGACGCCACCGTCGGGCCGCCGCACCCTGGCCGGCCCGCTGGCGGTGCGACGGCTCGGCACGGGCGAGCGGGAGAGAGTGGTTGTGCTGTTGCACGGTCTGACCGCCTCTGGTGACTGGTGGGGCGGCGGCTACGACGCCCTCGCGGCCCATGCTGAGGTCGTGGTCCCCGATCTGCTCGGGTTCGGCGCCTCGATGGACGTCAGCCGGACGGACTTCTCCCGTGAGGCCCACCTCGACGCGCTCGACGAGATGCTGGCCGACTTGAGGCTCGATGGCCGGCCACTGACCGTGGTCGGACACTCCATGGGCACGCTGGCGGCCCTGCACTGGGCAGCCCGGCGTGCAGAGACGGTGCGGGTCGTGGCGTTCTGCGCCCCGCTGTACGCCGATCGTGCAGAGGCGGAGCGCCACATCGCCGAGATCGGCACGCTGGAGCGGTTCTTCGCGCTGAACACCAGGATCGCGCAGCGAAGCTGTGCACTGATGTGCGAGTACCGCAGCACGGCGCAGTGGCTGTGGACCGCGGTGTCGCCGCAGTGGCCGGTGCGGCTGGCCCGCCACGGGGTCCTGCACACGTGGGACGCCTACCTCGGCGGGATCGAAGGCCTGATCATCCGCGGTGACTGGGAAGCGGCCATCGGCGAACTCGATGCCCGGGGGGTCCCAATGCTCCTAGCCGACGGGGCCGATGACCCGGTCCCCGTGGCCGCCCGTACCGCTCAGCTGGAGACGGTCTACGACTGTGTGGACACCGCACGGCACCCCACCGCCGGGCACGACTTACCGGCTGCCTACCCCGATTGGGCACTCACCCGGATCGTGCAGTCCTGACGGCCGACAGCTCCCCGCCGCACGCCGCACGCTCGCACCGCCGAACCTGCAGCCGTTCGGATGAAGAGGAATTCAATGGTCTCCCACCCCGTATTCGCCCGGGTTTATGAGCGTCTCAGCCGCCGCATGGAACAGCATGGCAACGCTGAGCATCGCCGGCGGTTGCTGGCAGACCTGCACGGCCGGGTCATCGAGGTCGGCGCCGGCAACGGCCTGAACTTCGCCCACTACCCGCCGGGCGTCGATGGGGTCCTTGCCGTGGAGCCGGAGCCGCGGCTGCGTCGCGCAGCGATACGTGCTGCGCAGTCCGCTGCGGTCCCGATCACCGTCGTCGACGGTCTTGCCGACGCGTTGCCTGCGGCTGACGGCAGCGTTGACGCCGCGGTCGCGTCGCTGGTGCTGTGCTCGGTGCCAGACCAATCGGTGGCGCTCGCCGAGCTGCACCGGATCCTGCAACCCGGTGGAGAGCTGCGCTTCTATGAGTACGTACGTGCACACGAACCGCGCCTGGCATCGGTGCAACGTGCGGTGGATCACGTGTGGCCATACCTGGCTGGGGGCTGCCACACCAGTCGCCGGACAGTGGCCGCGATCAAAGCGGCCGGCTTCGTCATCGACGACATCGCGGCCTTCCGCTTCCCCGAGACGCGGATCCCGCTGCCACCGGCGCCACATGTGATCGGCGTTGCACGCAGGGCCTCATCGTGAGCGGCCGCCAACGACGTCATCGCCGGTTGTCCGCCCTGCGACGATGCGAGGTCAAGATCGACACGCCGTGGAGCAGCGGCCTACCGAAGGCACGAACATGAAGATCGCGATGGTCGGGCTTGGCAAGATGGGCGCGAACATGACCGAGCGGCTGCGACGGGCCGGCCACCAGGTGGTGGGCTACGACCGTGACCCCGACCGGGCCGATGTCGGTTCGCTGGCGGCGGCGGTGGCGGCCTTGGATGGTGAAGCACGTCGGGTCGTGTGGCTGATGGTCCCATCGGGCGGGCCGACCAACGCCACCGTCGAGGAGTTG containing:
- a CDS encoding DUF2933 domain-containing protein, producing the protein MMNLLKMCLNLRVMAGLAAAAVGIWVLAPQWLVAALPLLFLAICPLSMVVMIKMMMPGSGQKDEAPDGAVPAASDAVLEGRLRELEAQQAAVAAQLQSRRQPQV
- a CDS encoding TlpA family protein disulfide reductase, encoding MAVSVGVGVLAGLGRDGGVGAVFAEDRLLTGGLGSAGEDAPTSLPAQVLPSLGPGADVDLSDYLGSPMLVNFWATWCGPCVTDMPVLRDTSRQLAGQVTFLGINVQDNEENALEFLQELDVTYDQARDPLAEYFTEVGGFGMPTTLLIDEAGKIVYRHTGAIEAAELRDLLTRHLDVRSGPAG
- a CDS encoding alpha/beta fold hydrolase, producing the protein MVVLLHGLTASGDWWGGGYDALAAHAEVVVPDLLGFGASMDVSRTDFSREAHLDALDEMLADLRLDGRPLTVVGHSMGTLAALHWAARRAETVRVVAFCAPLYADRAEAERHIAEIGTLERFFALNTRIAQRSCALMCEYRSTAQWLWTAVSPQWPVRLARHGVLHTWDAYLGGIEGLIIRGDWEAAIGELDARGVPMLLADGADDPVPVAARTAQLETVYDCVDTARHPTAGHDLPAAYPDWALTRIVQS
- a CDS encoding class I SAM-dependent methyltransferase, whose amino-acid sequence is MVSHPVFARVYERLSRRMEQHGNAEHRRRLLADLHGRVIEVGAGNGLNFAHYPPGVDGVLAVEPEPRLRRAAIRAAQSAAVPITVVDGLADALPAADGSVDAAVASLVLCSVPDQSVALAELHRILQPGGELRFYEYVRAHEPRLASVQRAVDHVWPYLAGGCHTSRRTVAAIKAAGFVIDDIAAFRFPETRIPLPPAPHVIGVARRASS